In Candidatus Hydrothermales bacterium, a genomic segment contains:
- a CDS encoding S8 family peptidase: MIGILIFSINLIISLGEEYNLSFNELKKKIENKKEKFLQKIYSLNSNLKDKIKIKKELILSQKILVEIPDSLLDEFQKLSIPYSYDHLIPLPKLLHSNYVKSFWHKKFIGADTFYKLNIRGRGNIIVIIDTGVDTSHPELKGKVIGFKDFVSYSPPSDPLGHGTFVASLVVGDSAGIAPESKIIVLKVFSEYGGFVSDIHEAFDYVAELLESGLSIRILNGSFGTHPNFDEFFPDLFYLKKKGVFLCFAAGNEGPSSGTTSSPSNYPFVFSVGACDSHFNVTNFSSRGPSPFSLPWGDTSYWFFKDWNFLSPLLIAPGKSIKGAFLNKSFVTADGTSASSPILAGALSLLLEYNPFLTPDSVAKIFKENLKRKYGRAYPNYEEGYGYIDLEELIKVINRYDTLIFAVEDFYVDSKTAPPFPSDTLEIGVSLISNRVLNDSVKIKILNNSNIFFFDTLFKFPQVRRNVKFFTKGILLSYPEDTLEIYFSLSSRNFSKLFKLKKVFSDTLITFRNQNYTFSISATGALGFASSDQKKGIGFVFKNFGNLLYYGSIAFGNDYNYVVDRFYEKFNIDDRDTRPLKDGRFYFNKEGEYIVFKIKDEYSQHPKGNVLKVKIRDLNEGFLINLKTENFLSEEVYLATFLDPDIKSPLFNYADYDSASKILFTSISEGPVFGLLDIDEHSLCGIIKNEEFVYPYGGLPDSIQFSLMKGELKRFWKDIGDYSIYISKKIIPPDSLVYVLFAGENFDSLLSKRERILGKLNLTQKNTFRGISRIYPNPFIDPYQKNLKILTYGKGKLIFYDISGRKTATISTLNEGLNIIRLNNFKNSGVYFVKFEEKKKIFKFMYLNLR; the protein is encoded by the coding sequence TTGATAGGTATTTTAATATTTTCAATCAATCTAATTATTTCCTTAGGAGAAGAATATAATCTTTCATTTAACGAACTTAAGAAAAAAATAGAAAACAAAAAGGAAAAATTTCTTCAAAAAATTTACTCTTTAAATAGCAATTTGAAAGATAAAATTAAAATTAAAAAGGAACTTATTTTATCACAAAAAATTCTCGTTGAAATTCCGGATTCTCTTTTAGATGAGTTTCAGAAACTTTCTATACCTTACTCATATGATCATCTTATCCCTTTACCTAAACTTCTTCATTCAAATTATGTTAAAAGTTTTTGGCACAAAAAGTTTATAGGAGCTGACACTTTCTATAAACTAAATATTAGGGGAAGAGGGAATATAATTGTAATAATTGATACGGGCGTTGATACGTCTCATCCTGAGTTAAAAGGAAAAGTAATCGGTTTTAAAGACTTTGTAAGTTACTCACCGCCTTCAGATCCGCTTGGACACGGTACATTTGTTGCATCCCTTGTTGTTGGGGATTCAGCAGGAATCGCACCTGAGTCAAAAATAATAGTTTTAAAGGTTTTTTCTGAATATGGAGGGTTTGTTTCAGATATACATGAAGCTTTTGATTATGTTGCAGAGCTTTTAGAAAGTGGACTTTCTATTAGAATTTTAAATGGTTCATTTGGAACTCATCCAAACTTTGATGAATTTTTTCCTGATCTATTTTATTTAAAGAAAAAGGGAGTTTTTTTATGTTTTGCGGCTGGTAATGAGGGGCCATCATCAGGAACAACTTCATCACCCTCAAATTACCCTTTTGTTTTTTCGGTTGGAGCCTGCGACTCGCACTTTAATGTCACAAACTTTTCATCTAGAGGGCCCTCACCTTTTTCACTGCCTTGGGGAGATACCTCATATTGGTTTTTTAAAGATTGGAATTTTTTATCTCCACTTTTAATTGCACCTGGAAAAAGCATAAAGGGAGCTTTTTTAAACAAAAGTTTTGTAACAGCAGATGGAACAAGCGCCTCCTCACCTATACTTGCAGGGGCACTCTCTTTGTTACTTGAATATAATCCTTTTTTAACTCCTGATTCCGTCGCTAAGATCTTTAAAGAAAACCTTAAAAGAAAATATGGTAGAGCCTATCCTAACTATGAAGAGGGATACGGATACATAGATCTTGAAGAGTTGATTAAGGTAATAAATAGATATGATACTTTAATTTTCGCTGTTGAGGATTTCTATGTAGATTCAAAGACAGCTCCACCTTTTCCTTCAGATACACTTGAAATAGGGGTATCTTTAATTTCGAACAGAGTACTAAACGATAGTGTGAAAATAAAAATTTTAAATAATTCAAACATTTTTTTCTTTGATACTCTTTTTAAATTCCCGCAGGTTAGAAGAAACGTTAAATTCTTTACTAAAGGAATCTTATTAAGTTATCCTGAAGATACTCTAGAAATCTACTTTTCATTAAGTTCGAGGAACTTTTCGAAGTTATTTAAGTTAAAAAAAGTTTTTTCTGATACTTTAATAACTTTTAGAAATCAAAATTATACTTTTTCGATATCAGCTACTGGAGCACTAGGTTTTGCAAGCTCAGATCAAAAAAAAGGAATAGGATTTGTTTTTAAAAATTTTGGTAATCTTTTATATTACGGCAGTATCGCCTTTGGAAATGATTATAACTATGTTGTTGACAGATTTTATGAAAAATTTAATATTGATGATAGAGATACAAGGCCCCTAAAAGATGGTCGCTTTTATTTTAATAAAGAGGGAGAGTATATAGTTTTTAAAATAAAAGATGAGTATTCCCAGCACCCAAAGGGAAATGTTCTAAAGGTAAAAATTAGAGATTTAAATGAGGGTTTTCTAATAAATTTAAAAACAGAGAATTTTTTAAGTGAGGAGGTTTATCTTGCCACATTTTTAGATCCTGATATTAAGTCTCCACTTTTTAATTATGCTGATTATGATAGTGCCTCAAAAATTTTATTTACCTCAATCTCTGAAGGGCCTGTTTTCGGTTTATTAGATATTGATGAACACTCCTTATGCGGAATAATTAAGAATGAGGAATTTGTCTATCCTTATGGTGGATTGCCAGATTCTATACAGTTTTCTCTTATGAAGGGAGAGCTAAAGAGATTTTGGAAAGACATAGGAGATTATTCGATTTATATTTCAAAGAAAATAATTCCACCAGATTCTTTAGTATACGTACTTTTTGCCGGGGAGAACTTTGATTCATTACTATCAAAGAGAGAAAGAATTTTAGGTAAATTAAATTTAACTCAAAAAAATACTTTTAGGGGGATATCAAGAATTTATCCCAATCCTTTTATTGATCCTTACCAGAAAAATTTAAAAATATTGACCTATGGGAAGGGGAAACTAATTTTTTATGATATTTCTGGTAGAAAAACAGCAACGATTTCTACTTTAAATGAAGGGTTAAATATTATAAGGTTAAATAATTTCAAAAATTCTGGAGTCTATTTCGTTAAATTTGAGGAAAAGAAAAAGATTTTTAAGTTTATGTATCTTAATTTAAGATGA
- a CDS encoding MoaD/ThiS family protein, whose amino-acid sequence MKVKIGREIKIIEGENYRVYDIFKILNFNPEEYIVIRNSEVLTEDEVLKDDDEIELIRVISGGI is encoded by the coding sequence ATGAAAGTAAAAATAGGTCGTGAAATAAAAATAATTGAGGGAGAAAATTACAGGGTATACGATATTTTCAAAATACTTAACTTTAATCCAGAAGAATACATTGTAATTAGAAACAGCGAAGTTTTAACGGAAGATGAAGTTTTAAAAGATGACGACGAAATAGAACTGATAAGAGTTATCTCAGGCGGAATTTGA